DNA sequence from the Brachybacterium sp. P6-10-X1 genome:
GGACGAGGTCAGCGAGCCCTGGAGCTACCTCTCCAAGCGCTCCTCCTTCACCCGGGACGTGCTGCTCGGCGCGATCGAGGCGACCGCCGACGGCGAGACGGTCATCGATCCCAGCCTCGTGCAGCGCTCGCGCCCCCGTGCCGGGACACCGGTCGCGGGGCTCACCGCCGCACAGTTCGATGTGCTGCGGCTTGTCGCCGAAGGTCTGTCGAACGAGGCGGTCGCCGGGCGGCTGCACCTCTCCGAGCGCTCGGTGGAGAGCCATCTGCTGGCCATCTACCGCCGCCTCGGGGTCGACGGCGAGGGAGCGAACAGGCGCGTCCGCGCCGTGCTGATCTTTCTCGAGCAGACGGGCCGCACATGGCAGCGATGAGGGGCCGGCGCCTGGGGGTCGTGGCCTCCGTCGGCGTGCTGAACATGGTGGGCTTCGCCGTGCTGGTCGCTGAACAGGCCATCGAGTGGAGCGCGGGGGGCCCGGCGGCCCCGCTGATCTGGTGGGTCGGAGGGGTGACCCTGGTGATCGGGCTGGTGCTGGTGGCCGCGATCCTGCTCCTCGCGGTGCTGGTCCGGCTCTGGTGGCTCCGGCTCGGTGTGGGCGTGGGCCTCGTCGTGGTCCAGGCCCTGGTGCGGACCCTGCTACTGCTTCCCGCCATCGCGGCCGACGGCGGCCCGCCGGCAGCCGTCGTGTGGGCCACGGGGATGACCGGCTATTCGGTGGCGCTCGGTGCCGGTCTCCTGGTGGGTGCGCTGCTGGTGCGTGAGGACCGGGAGCGGGAGCGACGGGAGGCGGAGGAGGGCCGGGCACGGCAGGCGATCGCGGAGCTGGAGGGAGAGGAGCTGCGCGTGCGCCGGATGGTCGCCGATCGCCTGCACGGCACCGTGCAGCATCGCCTGGTGGTCATCGCGAGCGGTCTGGACCACGCGGCCGCCGACCTCGAGGGCTCGGGCTCCGGGAGGTGGGTCCCGACGCTGCGCGAATGGGCCGCGGACCTCGACGAGCTGCGCGAGGAGCAGGTGCGCTCCCTCAGCCACAGCCTGTTCCCCTCCGGTGCCGACCTCGGCACCTACGAGGCGATCTGCGCCCTGCTGGACCGCCTGCCCACGAGCGTGGCCACCACGGTGGTCCTGGGCCCGCGGATGCGCGATATCGTGCACGAACACGGGTCCCCGCTGCCGCTGGTGGACCGCCTGGTGGCCGTGTATGCGGTCGAGGAGGCCGTCACCAACGCGCTCAAGCACGGCAGGGCGGAGGCGGTCACGGTCACCATCGAGATCGCGCAGGACACCGAGGCCCTCTGGATGCTCGACGTGACCGTCGACGACGACGGCTCGGGCCCGCCGGCCGGGCCGACGGTCCTCTCCGGCCTCGCCCGGCACCGCTCCCGCGCGGAGGCCCGCGGCGGATCGCTCGAGCTCACGCGGTCGCCCGTCGGTGGTGCCCGGCTCCACCTCGTGCTGCCGTTCGTCCCCGAGACCGGTCAGCCCGCCGTCGCGCCGGCCTCTCCCGGCACCGGGTAGTCGACGAAGGCGAAGGCCGAGCCGTCCGGCGCCCAGCTGGGGACGTTCATCGTCCCCTGGCCGCCGTGCAGCGAGACCAGCGTCGTCGGCTCCTGCCACGCCCCGACCCGCACCAGCCGCAGCTGCACGGGCCGGTTCTCGGGATGGCCGATGGTGCCGGGCGGGAAGCTCACGTAGCAGGCGACGTCCCCGGTGGGGGCGACCTGCGGGAACCAGTTGACCCGCTCATCGGCCGTGAGCTGCTCGAGCCTGGTGCCGTCGGGCCGGATCCGTGCCAGCTGGGCATGGCCCGGCGAGGTGGAGAACTGCTCGGTGTTGAAGAGGATCCATCGCCCGTCGGGGGTGAAGACGCAGCCGTCGGCCGGACCGGGATCGGTCGTCACCGCGCGGTCCCCGCGGCCGTCCACTCCGATCAGGTGGATCCGGGCGGAGGCCGGGAGGTCCCCGCCCTGCGGCTCCAGGCGCACGTAGGCGAGCTGCGTGCCGTCCGGGCTCACCCCGTGCAGGAAGTGCAGGGGACCGTCCTCGTGGGTCACCCGACGGATCGGGCCGCCGCCGAAGGGCACGTGCCAGATGTGGTGGTCGCCGGCCGACGCGAAGACTCCGGAGCCGTCGGGTGCGAGCACGTGGTCGTTGTTCACCGGCGGCAGCCCCGGCGCGTCGAACGGCTCGGGCGCGGCGGACCCGTCGGCCGGCAGGAACCACAGCCTCCCGTCCCCGTTGACCAGCAGGCGCCCGTCGTCGGTCCAGTTCGGCGCCTCGTAGAGGCGCTGGCCGGACTCGTGCACCGTGCGCACGGCACCGCTCGCGCGGTCCCAGACGCGGATCCTCGCGCGCTGGCCGGGAAGGAGGGTCCGCCAGGAGATGCTCTCGCTCATAGGCGGAAGTCTGGCACGACGGAGATCTCCCCGGCGTCGGTTCTCCGGCGGCGCCGCCGTCATCCCCCCGGCCCCATGACGACCAGCATCAGGACGACGAGGAACAGCGCCAGAGCACCGAGCGCGGTCCCGATGGCGGCCGGGAGCACCTTCGGGGCCGCCCCCGTGTCGTGGCGACCGATGCCGATCAGCCCGAGAACGACCGCGGTCACCGCGACCGGGGCGGAGATCATGTCCCCGACGGCCGGGATCACCAGGCACCCGACCGCGGCCAGGCCGAAGGTCAGGGACCAGTCCCCGGCGGAGTATCGCTTGGGCTCACGCATCGCCCCATCATGCCCGGTCCTGCTCATCGATCACCTCATCGAGGATGTCGATCGTGTCCACCTGCCGGGCGACCTCCTGCCGCAGCCGGTCGCGATAGCCGCGCAGGGCGGACACCAGGGCCCCGGTGCGGTGCTCCTCGGCGATCATGCCGGGCAGGACCGGTCGGATCTCGGAGCTCGTGAGCCCCGCGGCGAACAGGCGCTGGATCAGCACCACGCGATCCACCGCCTCGTGGTCGTAGCGGCGGTGTCCTGCCGGGGTGCGCCGTGCCGACAGCAACCCCTTCTCCTCGTAGTACCGCAGGGAGCGGGGGGTGACACCGGTGAGAGCCGTGAGGCCCCCGATGCTCAGCGGCGCCTCGGCCTGGGGTCTCACATCCGTGGCAGATATCGACATACCTGCAGTGTAGAGAGCGCCGGGGACGGATCACGAGACCTTTCCACGCGTGTCAGATCGAGACCGTCGGGAATCCGCCACCAAATTCCCTTGGCACCGCCGACGCCACCTTGTACCGTCGCCCGGATCCACGGATCATCGTCACGAGGAGTGATGTGCATGGACCCGGGGCTCGGCTCCGGGCAGGACCCGCGCTCGATGTCGAGCGCCACCGGCCCCGCGCGCCGGCCGGATCCCTGATGCGCGCCTCAGATCATCCCGGCACCGCCCGGACGGAGTCCGCGCAGCGTGCCATGACGAGGACGAGGTTCTCCCCATGCCCAGGAACGATCCGCACCATCTCACCACCACGCCCCTGGAACGTCGCGCCCTGCTCCGCGCGGGCGGGGTCCTCGGCGCAGCCGGCGTGACCGGAGCCGCCGCGTTCCACCCCGCACCCGCCCATGGCGAGGGCCCTCCCGCCCCGTGGCTCCGGCCCGGTGACCCGGGCTACGAGGAGTCCCTGGCCCGGTTCAACATCTCGATCGACCACCATCCCGAGGCCGTCGTCCTCGCCCATCACTCCCACCACGTCCAGGAGGCCGTGCGCTATGCGGGGCGCCAGGACCTGCCGGTCGCCGTGATGGCGACCGGTCACCAGGCCTCGGTCCCCTTCGACGGCGGGATCGTGGTCAACACCGCAGCGATGGATCGCATCCGGATCGACGAGCACCGCTCGGCCGCGACCCTCGGCCCCGGGGTGCGCTGGGGCGAGCTCGCCGAACGCGCGGCGGACCACGGTCTGGCCGGTCTCGCCGGGTCCTCCGGCAGCGTCGGCGTCGTGGGGTACACCCTCGGCGGCGGCCTGAGCCCCGCGATCGGCCGCCGGCACGGCTACGCGGCCGACCACGTCTCCCGTCTGGAGATCGTCACGGCCGACGGGGAGCTGCGCGAGGCGAGTCCCGAGTGCGAGGAGGACCTCTTCTGGGCGGCGCGCGGCGGGAAGGGGAACTTCGGCATCGTGACCTCGATGGACGTCGGACTCTTCCCTGTCCCGACGCTGTACGCCGGCGCGCTCCTGTTCGCCGCCGAGTTCGCGGAGGACGTCCTGCCGGCATGGAGGGACTGGGCCGCTCAGGCTCCGGAGGAGATCACCACCTCGGCCGCCTTCGTGCGGGTGCCGCCGGATGCACCGCTGCCCGAGCCGGTGCGCGGCAGACTCGTGGTGAGCGTGCGGGTCTCCTACGACGGTGTGACCTCCGAGGGCGAGCGGTTGGTCGCCCCGCTGCGCGCGGCGGCCCCGGTGCTGACCGACTCGATCGCCGAGATCCCGTTCACCGACTGGGAGCAGATCCACAGCGATCCGGCCGGTCCGATCCCGGCGTACGAGCGGACCACGCTGCTGGGAGAACTGCCCGATGAGGCGATCTCGGCGATGATCTCGCTGGCCGGCGCCGAGTCCGAGTCACCGATGAGCCTGGTCGAGGTGCGCCAGCTCGGCGGGGCTCTGGCCCGGGAACCCGAGGTCGGCAACGCCGTCGGCCGCCGGAGCGCCGCCTTCACCTTCTTCACGATCGGGGTCGCGCCGCCGGAGCAGGTCGACGTGGTGCGTGCCTACGGGGAGCGACTGATCGGGTCGATGGTGGCCTGGAGCGACGGCGGTGCCTACATCAATTTCCTCTCCCGCGACGAGTCGGACCCCGAGGACGTGCGCACTGCCTACATCCCGGAGATCTACGACCGTCTCGTCGAGGTGAAGACCGAGGTGGACGGCGAGAACATGTTCCGTCTGACCCACAACATCCCGCCCGCCGACGACTGAGAGATCATTCCAGCGGGTTCGGCTGCGGGGGCAGCGCCTCGATGATCGGGTGGTCCTTGTCGATCACGCCCATCTTGGCGGCGCCGCCGGGCGAGCCCAGGTCGTCGAAGAACTCGACGTTGGCCTTGTAGTACTCGGCCCACTGGTCCGGGGTGTCGTCCTCGTAGTAGATGGCCTCGACGGGGCACACCGGCTCGCAGGCCCCGCAGTCCACGCATTCGTCGGGCTGGATGTACAGGGAGCGGTTGCCCTCGTAGATGCAGTCGACGGGGCACTCGTCGATGCAGGCGCGGTCCTTGACGTCCACACAGGGCTGTGCGATCACATAGGTCATGAGGGTCTCCTTCCCGTTCCGGCTGCCAGGACCGTAAGATCTCAAGTGCACTTGAGGTCAAGCGGAGGAGGGTGAGGGTGTCCGTGCCGCACGAGCCCGAGGAGCTGTTGACCATCGGCGAGATGCGCCGGCGCACCGGCGTGGCCGCCTCGGCGCTGCGCTACTACGAGGACCTCCATCTCATCGCCGCGGTGCGCACCAGCGGCAACCAGCGCCGCTACGCCCGCCACATGCTGCGTCGGGTCTCGCTGATCTCCGTCGCGAAGCGCTTGGGCGTGCCGCTGGCCGATGTGCAGGTGGCTTTCGCGGACGTCCCGATGGACACCACGCCGTCGCATGCCGACTGGCAGCGCGCTTCGCGGCGCTGGAAGGCGCAGCTGGAGGAGAGGCGGCGCGGGCTCGAGCGGCTCGAGGCCGAGCTCACCGGCTGCATCGGCTGCGGCTGCCTGTCGCTGAAGGCCTGTGCGCTGCTGAATCCCGACGACGCCCTCGCCGCGACCGGGGCCGGTCCGCGCCGCCTCGCGGACATTCGCGCGGAGGAGGACCGGGATGACGACGAATGACCGGACGGTTTGGCCTCAAGTGCACTTGAGGTCTTAGGGTCGAGGTATCCACGGTCTCCCCTCGACGAAAGGACCGATCATGGCGGACTACACGCTTCCGGATCTCGACTACGACTACGGGGCGCTGGATCCCTCGATCTCGGGCAGGATCATGGAGCTGCATCACTCCAAGCACCATGCGACCTATGTCAAGGGTGCGAACACGGCGTTGGAGAAGCTGGCGGCGGCTCGGGAGTCGGAGGACTTCGGGGCGATCAATCAGTTCTCGAAGGATCTGGCGTTCAACCTCGGTGGGCACACGAATCACTCGATCTTCTGGAAGAACCTCTCGCCGGAGGGTGGCGACAAGCCCACCGGTGAGCTGGCGGCCGCGATCGATGAGTTCTTCGGGTCCTTCGACGCGTTCCGTGCTCATTTCACGGCGGCGGCGCTGGGGATCCAGGGGTCGGGTTGGGCGATCCTGGCCTATGAGCCGGTCGGTGGGAACCTGGTGATCGAGCAGTTCTATGATCAGCAGAACGGTGTGCCGGTGGCGACGATCCCGTTGTTCCAGCTGGACATGTGGGAGCACGCGTTCTACCTGGACTACCAGAACGTGAAGGCGGATTACGTCAAGGCGATCTGGAACATCGTGAACTGGGCCGATGTCCAGAAGCGGTTCGAGAACGCCCGCACCGTCGGCGCCTCGCTGGTGGCCCCCCAGGCCTGAGACGCGATGCGCTGAGCCATCGCGACGGCCGGTCCCGAGCAGCGGGACCGGCCGTTCGCTGTGCTCGGGACGTGACGGTTCCATCGACGGACCTCGTCGCGAGGACTGGGGGCCGCGAGGACTACGGGGTCGGACGACGCGCACCGCGCGATCGGGAGCGGCGGCAGACCGTTGCGGATGTCCTGCGCCCCCGGGCCCGGCGATGGGCCGGCAGGTCGCCGAGGGTCTGCTCGGCGATCTGCGTGGGAAGTGCGCGGCGAGGTTCCCGCTGGCCTGCGCCATCCCCTGCATCGGCCTCGGCCGACGGGACGAGTGGATCCAGCTGGTGCGTCCCGACGACACCCCGATCGACATGACGCTGACGGCCGCCTCGGCGCCTGGGACAAGGAGTGGGACAAGGACATGGTCTGCCGCGGCGCCGCGTGGGCGGCGGCGAGCCCGACTCTCGGGATCCCGGTCCCTGCCCGGGCCCTGGTTCTCCCGGCGCGATGCCGCTCCTCGCCGAGACTCCCGTGAACATCGCTGACTCCGGAATATATCTTGACGAGTATATACCGATGATGGTAGACAGTGGTCGTGCCCACTGCCTACACCGCGCTCGCGCTGCCTCTGCGCCGCGACCTCCTCGATGCCCTGCGGGCCGGCCGCTCGACCGTCGGCGCCCTCGCGGAGCGACTCGACGTGC
Encoded proteins:
- the soxR gene encoding redox-sensitive transcriptional activator SoxR — translated: MRVSVPHEPEELLTIGEMRRRTGVAASALRYYEDLHLIAAVRTSGNQRRYARHMLRRVSLISVAKRLGVPLADVQVAFADVPMDTTPSHADWQRASRRWKAQLEERRRGLERLEAELTGCIGCGCLSLKACALLNPDDALAATGAGPRRLADIRAEEDRDDDE
- a CDS encoding FAD-binding oxidoreductase, with translation MPRNDPHHLTTTPLERRALLRAGGVLGAAGVTGAAAFHPAPAHGEGPPAPWLRPGDPGYEESLARFNISIDHHPEAVVLAHHSHHVQEAVRYAGRQDLPVAVMATGHQASVPFDGGIVVNTAAMDRIRIDEHRSAATLGPGVRWGELAERAADHGLAGLAGSSGSVGVVGYTLGGGLSPAIGRRHGYAADHVSRLEIVTADGELREASPECEEDLFWAARGGKGNFGIVTSMDVGLFPVPTLYAGALLFAAEFAEDVLPAWRDWAAQAPEEITTSAAFVRVPPDAPLPEPVRGRLVVSVRVSYDGVTSEGERLVAPLRAAAPVLTDSIAEIPFTDWEQIHSDPAGPIPAYERTTLLGELPDEAISAMISLAGAESESPMSLVEVRQLGGALAREPEVGNAVGRRSAAFTFFTIGVAPPEQVDVVRAYGERLIGSMVAWSDGGAYINFLSRDESDPEDVRTAYIPEIYDRLVEVKTEVDGENMFRLTHNIPPADD
- a CDS encoding response regulator transcription factor — protein: MRSGGAAGRRARPLRVSVVEDEALMRSMLARTIDAADGMRVVHELDSAAAARLAISPRSTDIALLDVNLGDGNGVKLGLDLQRADPRIAIMLLSSLDVMGLFLSVQDEVSEPWSYLSKRSSFTRDVLLGAIEATADGETVIDPSLVQRSRPRAGTPVAGLTAAQFDVLRLVAEGLSNEAVAGRLHLSERSVESHLLAIYRRLGVDGEGANRRVRAVLIFLEQTGRTWQR
- a CDS encoding superoxide dismutase, producing MADYTLPDLDYDYGALDPSISGRIMELHHSKHHATYVKGANTALEKLAAARESEDFGAINQFSKDLAFNLGGHTNHSIFWKNLSPEGGDKPTGELAAAIDEFFGSFDAFRAHFTAAALGIQGSGWAILAYEPVGGNLVIEQFYDQQNGVPVATIPLFQLDMWEHAFYLDYQNVKADYVKAIWNIVNWADVQKRFENARTVGASLVAPQA
- a CDS encoding sensor histidine kinase, which codes for MAAMRGRRLGVVASVGVLNMVGFAVLVAEQAIEWSAGGPAAPLIWWVGGVTLVIGLVLVAAILLLAVLVRLWWLRLGVGVGLVVVQALVRTLLLLPAIAADGGPPAAVVWATGMTGYSVALGAGLLVGALLVREDRERERREAEEGRARQAIAELEGEELRVRRMVADRLHGTVQHRLVVIASGLDHAAADLEGSGSGRWVPTLREWAADLDELREEQVRSLSHSLFPSGADLGTYEAICALLDRLPTSVATTVVLGPRMRDIVHEHGSPLPLVDRLVAVYAVEEAVTNALKHGRAEAVTVTIEIAQDTEALWMLDVTVDDDGSGPPAGPTVLSGLARHRSRAEARGGSLELTRSPVGGARLHLVLPFVPETGQPAVAPASPGTG
- the fdxA gene encoding ferredoxin encodes the protein MTYVIAQPCVDVKDRACIDECPVDCIYEGNRSLYIQPDECVDCGACEPVCPVEAIYYEDDTPDQWAEYYKANVEFFDDLGSPGGAAKMGVIDKDHPIIEALPPQPNPLE
- a CDS encoding PD40 domain-containing protein, whose amino-acid sequence is MSESISWRTLLPGQRARIRVWDRASGAVRTVHESGQRLYEAPNWTDDGRLLVNGDGRLWFLPADGSAAPEPFDAPGLPPVNNDHVLAPDGSGVFASAGDHHIWHVPFGGGPIRRVTHEDGPLHFLHGVSPDGTQLAYVRLEPQGGDLPASARIHLIGVDGRGDRAVTTDPGPADGCVFTPDGRWILFNTEQFSTSPGHAQLARIRPDGTRLEQLTADERVNWFPQVAPTGDVACYVSFPPGTIGHPENRPVQLRLVRVGAWQEPTTLVSLHGGQGTMNVPSWAPDGSAFAFVDYPVPGEAGATAG
- a CDS encoding MerR family transcriptional regulator; this encodes MSISATDVRPQAEAPLSIGGLTALTGVTPRSLRYYEEKGLLSARRTPAGHRRYDHEAVDRVVLIQRLFAAGLTSSEIRPVLPGMIAEEHRTGALVSALRGYRDRLRQEVARQVDTIDILDEVIDEQDRA